The Triticum aestivum cultivar Chinese Spring chromosome 7B, IWGSC CS RefSeq v2.1, whole genome shotgun sequence genome window below encodes:
- the LOC123157392 gene encoding uncharacterized protein, with the protein MPLMPPPPPPPSAGDLLPPPALVLSARCLPRVPLPLATRPAEERRRQRMRSPSFSTMKHSSFHSSPPKSDACGDAVEGKGRASRPDLKEMQHRNIIRLQDVVHNEKREGAMPKKEGPCGHCGVTSEVRIHVRSCEAYRQRVAYYVL; encoded by the exons ATGCCGCTGatgcctcctccacctccacctccaagcGCTGGCGACCTTCTTCCTCCCCCGGCGCTTGTCCTCTCCGCTCGCTGCCTTCCAAGAGTGCCGCTACCGTTGGCGACCAGACCAGCAGAGGAACGCCGCCGGCAGAGGATGAGGAGTCCTTCCTTCTCCACCATGAAGCACTCCTCCTTCCACTCCTCGCCGCCGAAGTCGGATGCGTGC GGAGATGCAGTTGAAGGAAAGGGGCGGGCCTCAAGGCCGGACCTCAAGGAGATGCAGCACCGGAACATCATCAG GCTGCAGGACGTGGTGCATAACGAGAAGAGGGAGGGCGCCATGCCGAAGAAGGAGGGACCTTGCGGCCATTGCGGAGTCACAA GTGAAGTGCGAATCCATGTTCGAAGCTGTGAAGCATATCGACAAAGAGTAGCATATTATGTGTTGTAA